A part of Candidatus Korarchaeota archaeon NZ13-K genomic DNA contains:
- a CDS encoding S1 RNA-binding domain-containing protein: MGVQAFPKRNDLVVATVKVVEDHGVVVSLDEYGGMEAYIPRSHVASGRIKDIRDFVKEGDKVVGRVIRADRRLGQVDLSLRYVSASERREKLEEWKERNRVLSLLRVAAQRVGYGDPDAAAREALERLYERYRNPLDALEDLIYEGPSVLTEAGIDVRLAEELRVIAENQLRPPVYIKDLVVRVVSYASDGVERVRRILMRGVEAAREAEVDAYAAGAPKYVISIRSRDPKMVKRAASNIIRAMEREVGASDSFELVEERERRRRS, from the coding sequence TTGGGGGTCCAGGCATTCCCAAAGAGGAACGATCTCGTAGTGGCAACGGTGAAGGTGGTCGAGGATCATGGCGTCGTGGTGAGCCTGGATGAGTACGGCGGCATGGAGGCTTACATACCCAGGAGCCACGTGGCCTCCGGGAGGATAAAGGACATAAGGGACTTCGTGAAGGAGGGGGATAAGGTAGTCGGGAGGGTCATAAGGGCGGACAGGAGGCTGGGGCAGGTCGACCTCTCCCTAAGGTACGTCAGCGCAAGCGAGAGGAGGGAGAAGCTGGAGGAGTGGAAGGAGAGGAACAGGGTCCTCTCGCTCCTCAGGGTAGCGGCACAGAGAGTAGGCTACGGGGATCCTGATGCGGCCGCAAGGGAGGCCCTGGAGAGGCTCTACGAGCGATACAGGAACCCGCTGGACGCGCTGGAGGATCTCATATACGAGGGCCCATCCGTGCTTACTGAGGCGGGGATCGATGTGAGGCTCGCGGAGGAGCTGAGGGTGATAGCAGAGAACCAGCTGAGGCCACCCGTCTACATCAAGGACCTTGTGGTCAGGGTTGTGAGCTACGCGAGCGACGGGGTTGAGAGGGTGAGGAGGATCCTGATGAGGGGGGTTGAGGCCGCGAGGGAGGCTGAGGTGGATGCCTACGCAGCTGGCGCGCCTAAGTACGTCATCTCGATAAGGTCCAGGGATCCGAAGATGGTGAAGAGGGCGGCATCGAACATCATTAGGGCGATGGAGAGGGAGGTGGGCGCCAGCGACTCCTTCGAGCTAGTGGAGGAGAGGGAGCGCAGGAGGAGGTCCTGA